In a single window of the Raphanus sativus cultivar WK10039 chromosome 9, ASM80110v3, whole genome shotgun sequence genome:
- the LOC108827540 gene encoding uncharacterized protein LOC108827540, with product MKCRSVACLWSRAPPSHRVTATAALTNPPTLYTGGSDGSIIWWSISSSHSNSEVKPIAMLCGHSAPIADLAVCDPTTVSGNGVTEDCSDCVDADPFVNCSALISACTDGVLCVWSRSSGHCRRRRKLPPWLGSPSILCTLPSEPRYVCVGCSYLESHSLDTVDGAESLSDTDAQNRKPSRCTVVVVDTYTLTIVHTVFHGNLSIGHLKFMGVVQLEMQESLLMADSYGRLQVVPVSDNVEKGEDVSESSKSSMTNWLNDGEIAVSVITRGNLVALFSMNRGVFWLLNRGEAIGEISFVGNSDFNFKEAMLLYSSTSATEGDKDDVVSESFVLLDDRGSAVLFDMSYIDGEFTYKKHGGIVTASDKRAEKSSFCFVQLRQSLLRVESSCCGTEQPFQWRPHITVWSLSLGNEFEKELQLQCRMLGEGSYFDDWISSSCIDLNGTTENDVRSSVSDSGQCVSSSMVISENMYVPYAVVHGFFSGEIEIAKFDFLQGLDSPASSPRSDTDPLVSKQHLLGHTGPVLCLAAHRMLGASKEGSPAHVLISGSMDCTIRIWDLESGNVVMIMHHHVAPVRQIILAPARTEHPWSDCFLSVGDDSCVALSSLETLRVERMFPGHPNYPDKVVWDGIRGYIACLFRSLSRKSDPIDVLYIWDVKTGARERVLRGAASHSMFDHFCAGISEKSNSGSVLNGNTSVSSLLFPADEEKKPFYLKNYERIASLSASKPSASQETTREESSSASSFSQRIRYPPPIKCACPFPGISTLIFNLSSLAVYCEADESSDVHKMLGESSGKPTAQQKTSNNQSPVRETVDNPAEISPMDKEIGEYLIRFSLSFLHLWGIDTELDQTLTAHLKLKRPESFIVSSGLQGDKGSLTLAFPGLNATLELWKSSSEFSALRSVMMVSLAQCMISLSHSTATASSTLAAFYTRNLAEKYPDVKPPLLQLLVTFWQERSEQVRMAARSIFHHTASFAIPLPLCSDFASEHAKLVRCLSEINLHEPEALSSEEERPTNGLESEHIHEAQRLSQADESELLSWLESFEMQDWISCVGGTSQDAMAAHIIVAAALSIWYPSLVKPGLAMLVVHKLLNLVMAMSEKYSATAAELLSEGMETTWKLLIGPDIPRIVSDIFFQIECVSSSARAHQAVLSSSIKETLVEVLLPSLAMADVIGFLSMIESQIWSTASDSPVHVVSLRTLIRIIRASPRNLVLHLEKVVNFVLQTMDPSNTVMRKTCLQTSMATLREVVRVFPMVILNDSSTRLAIGDAITEINGASIRIYDMQSMTKIRVLDASGPPGLPNMLRGASESAVTTAISALSFSPDGEGLVAFSENGLMIRWWSLGSVWWEKLSRSLTPVQCTKLIFMHPWDGFSSNSSRTSVISSITSHDEEVPLQETSKNISHVERLKQLVQHLDLSYRLVWANERKVVLTRHNVELGTCLL from the exons ATGAAGTGCCGATCCGTAGCGTGCTTATGGTCTCGAGCGCCACCGTCTCATCGAGTCACCGCCACAGCCGCTCTGACCAATCCACCGACTCTGTACACCGGCGGATCCGATGGATCTATCATCTGGTGGAGCATCTCTTCCTCCCACTCCAATTCG GAGGTTAAGCCGATTGCTATGCTGTGTGGCCATTCTGCACCTATAGCAGATCTCGCTGTTTGTGATCCTACAACGGTTTCAGGGAACGGAGTCACGGAAGATTGTTCAGATTGTGTCGACGCGGATCCGTTTGTCAACTGTAGTGCATTGATCAGTGCTTGTACTGATGGTGTGCTCTGCGTATGGAGCAGAAGTAGTGGACACTGTAGACGACGAAGAAAGCTACCTCCTTGGTTGGGAAGCCCGTCGATTTTGTGCACTTTGCCATCAGAACCTAGATATGTTTGTGTTGGGTGTTCTTATCTCGAGAGCCATTCTTTGGATACTGTTGATGGGGCTGAGTCTTTGTCAGATACTGATGCTCAGAACAGAAAACCGTCGAGATGCACTGTGGTTGTTGTGGATACTTATACTCTTACGATTGTTCATACTGTTTTCCATGGGAATTTATCTATTGGGCATTTGAAGTTCATGGGTGTGGTTCAGTTGGAGATGCAGGAGTCGTTGCTCATGGCGGATTCATATGGTAGGCTGCAAGTGGTTCCAGTGTCAGACAATGTTGAGAAGGGTGAAGATGTATCTGAATCGAGCAAAAGCTCCATGACGAACTGGTTGAATGACGGGGAAATAGCTGTTTCAGTGATAACCAGAGGGAATCTTGTTGCTCTTTTTTCAATGAATAGAGGTGTCTTTTGGTTGTTGAATCGCGGGGAGGCTATAGGAGAGATATCTTTTGTTGGCAATTCGGATTTTAATTTCAAAGAAGCAATGTTGCTATACTCTAGTACATCAGCAACCGAAGGCGATAAGGATGATGTCGTTTCTGAAAGTTTTGTGCTGTTGGATGATAGGGGTTCTGCTGTGTTGTTTGATATGTCGTATATAGATGGAGAATTTACATATAAGAAACATGGTGGGATTGTTACTGCATCTGACAAGCGTGCAGAGAAATCATCGTTTTGTTTTGTGCAGTTGAGGCAGTCTCTTCTTCGGGTGGAGTCTAGCTGTTGTGGTACTGAACAACCTTTTCAGTGGAGGCCTCATATAACTGTTTGGTCACTAAGCCTAGGAAATGAATTTGAGAAAGAGCTTCAGCTGCAGTGCAGAATGCTTGGAGAAGGATCGTATTTTGATGATTGGATTTCGAGTTCTTGTATAGATCTTAATGGCACTACCGAAAATGATGTAAGAAGCTCTGTTAGTGACAGTGGACAATGTGTGTCATCGTCCATGGTTATTTCTGAGAATATGTATGTCCCGTATGCTGTTGTCCATGGTTTCTTTAGCGGTGAAATAGAAATTGCCAAGTTTGATTTTCTTCAAGGACTTGATTCACCTGCTTCAAGCCCCAGATCAGACACTGATCCACTGGTATCTAAACAGCATCTCTTGGGACATACAGGACCTGTTCTGTGCTTAGCAGCACATCGAATGCTTGGGGCTTCAAAAGAAGGTAGTCCTGCTCACGTTTTGATATCCGGAAGTATGGACTGCACCATCCGCATATGGGATCTCGAAAGCGGCAATGTAGTCATGATCATGCACCACCATGTTGCTCCAGTGCGCCAAATCATTCTTGCACCCGCTCGAACAGAACACCCATGGAGCGATTGCTTTCTATCTGTTGGGGATGATTCATGTGTTGCTCTTTCTTCTCTTGAGACGTTGCGAGTTGAAAGGATGTTTCCGGGGCACCCAAACTATCCTGACAAAGTCGTTTGGGATGGTATAAGAGGCTACATTGCATGTTTGTTCCGCTCCCTTTCTAGGAAATCAGATCCTATTGATGTTTTATACATTTGGGATGTAAAGACAGGTGCTCGAGAACGTGTCCTCCGTGGGGCAGCTTCACATTCTATGTTTGATCATTTTTGTGCAGGCATTAGTGAGAAATCTAATTCCGGATCTGTCTTAAATGGAAATACATCAGTTTCCTCGTTACTCTTCCCAGCAGACGAAGAGAAAAAACCATTTTATTTAAAGAACTACGAGAGAATAGCCTCTTTGTCAGCATCTAAGCCAAGTGCTTCACAGGAAACGACTAGAGAAGAGAGTTCTAGTGCTTCGTCTTTCTCCCAAAGAATCAGATACCCACCACCCATCAAATGCGCTTGCCCGTTCCCTGGAATATCCACGCTTATTTTCAATCTCTCGTCTTTAGCAGTTTATTGCGAAGCAGATGAGAGCTCAGATGTACATAAGATGCTAGGAGAGAGTAGTGGTAAGCCGACTGCTCAACAGAAGACTTCAAACAACCAGTCTCCTGTCCGGGAGACTGTAGATAACCCTGCAGAAATTTCTCCCATGGACAAGGAAATTGGGGAATATCTAATTCGATTTAGTTTATCCTTTCTACATTTGTGGGGTATAGATACTGAGCTCGATCAAACGCTAACAGCACATCTAAAGCTAAAAAGACCAGAGAGTTTCATTGTATCCTCTGGTTTGCAGGGGGACAAAGGGTCATTGACATTAGCATTCCCGGGTTTGAATGCAACACTTGAG CTCTGGAAGTCATCCTCGGAGTTTTCTGCGTTGAGGTCAGTCATGATGGTGTCTCTTGCTCAGTGCATGATCAGCCTGTCACACTCCACTGCCACAGCTAGCAG CACCTTGGCAGCATTCTACACACGGAATCTGGCAGAGAAATATCCCGATGTGAAGCCACCATTACTCCAG CTTTTAGTGACCTTCTGGCAAGAAAGAAGCGAACAAGTCCGGATGGCTGCGCGGTCTATATTCCACCACACTGCTTCTTTTGCAATACCTCTTCCACTATGCAGTGATTTCGCATCAGAACATGCAAAATTGGTGAGATGCCTATCTGAAATCAATCTGCATGAACCTGAAGCTCTTAGCTCAGAAGAAGAACGCCCCACAAACGGTTTGGAATCTGAGCATATCCATGAAGCCCAACGGCTTTCTCAGGCTGATGAGTCAGAACTACTCTCCTGGCTCGAATCTTTTGAAATGCAAGACTGGATTTCTTGCGTTGGGGGAACAAGTCAGGACGCGATGGCGGCTCATATCATTGTCGCGGCTGCCTTATCAATATGGTATCCAAGCCTTGTAAAACCTGGTCTAGCCATGCTGGTCGTCCACAAGTTGTTGAACCTGGTTATGGCCATGAGTGAGAAATACAGCGCTACTGCTGCAGAGCTTCTCTCAGAAGGAATGGAAACTACATGGAAGCTGTTGATTGGACCTGACATTCCTCGGATAGTTTCAGACATATTTTTCCAGATAGAGTGTGTCAGTTCCTCTGCCAGAGCACATCAAGCTGTACTCTCATCATCTATAAAGGAGACTCTGGTCGAGGTTCTTCTCCCTAGTTTAGCCATGGCAGATGTCATTGGGTTTCTAAGCATGATAGAGAGCCAAATATGGTCTACAGCATCTGACTCACCTGTTCATGTAGTATCTCTCAGAACTCTCATCAGAATAATCCGTGCTTCTCCCAGAAATCTGGTGCTGcatcttgaaaag GTAGTTAATTTTGTTCTTCAAACGATGGACCCAAGCAACACTGTTATGCGTAAAACTTGCCTGCAAACCTCAATGGCTACGCTGAGAGAAGTTGTTCGTGTATTTCCAATGGTAATCCTAAACGATTCATCAACAAGGTTAGCAATTGGTGATGCTATCACGGAGATCAACGGTGCCAGCATCCGCATATATGATATGCAAAG TATGACGAAAATAAGGGTTTTAGATGCGAGTGGACCTCCGGGTCTTCCAAATATGCTTAGAGGAGCTTCAGAATCCGCGGTAACGACAGCTATCTCAGCTCTCAGCTTTTCACCTGATGGAGAg GGATTGGTTGCGTTTTCGGAAAACGGTTTGATGATCAGATGGTGGTCACTAGGATCGGTATGGTGGGAGAAACTAAGCCGCAGCCTTACACCTGTTCAATGCACAAAACTGATATTCATGCATCCATGGGATGGGTTCTCGTCTAACTCTTCTCGGACAAGTGTGATCTCCAGCATCACAAGCCATGATGAAGAGGTTCCTCTTCAG GAAACCTCAAAGAACATAAGCCACGTAGAGCGGCTGAAGCAGCTAGTTCAACATCTTGATCTCTCTTATCGACTCGTATGGGCCAATGAACGCAAAGTAGTTCTAACAAGACACAATGTTGAGTTGGGCACTTGCCTTTTGTAA